A single Lysinibacter sp. HNR DNA region contains:
- a CDS encoding YajQ family cyclic di-GMP-binding protein → MADSSFDVVSKVDKMEANNALNQAKKEIEQRYDFKGVGASIDWSGDKILVKADTVERVKAVLDVFQSKLIKRGISLKSLKVEDPYPSGKEHRIEAALKEGIDQENAKKLNKLIRDEAPRSVKSQIQGEELRVSSKSRDDLQATMSILRAADVEVDLQFVNFR, encoded by the coding sequence ATGGCAGATTCTTCGTTTGATGTTGTAAGCAAGGTCGACAAAATGGAGGCGAATAACGCCCTCAACCAGGCCAAAAAAGAGATTGAGCAGCGCTACGATTTTAAAGGTGTTGGGGCATCGATCGATTGGAGCGGAGACAAGATCCTCGTCAAGGCCGACACCGTCGAGAGAGTAAAAGCTGTTCTTGATGTGTTTCAATCCAAACTCATTAAGCGCGGCATCTCGCTCAAAAGCTTAAAGGTCGAAGACCCCTACCCCAGTGGCAAGGAGCACCGCATCGAGGCCGCCCTTAAAGAGGGCATCGACCAGGAAAACGCCAAAAAGCTGAACAAGCTGATCCGAGACGAGGCACCCCGAAGCGTTAAAAGCCAGATTCAGGGAGAAGAGCTTCGGGTCTCCTCCAAGAGCAGAGACGACCTTCAGGCAACCATGTCGATACTGCGTGCCGCCGACGTTGAGGTTGACCTGCAATTTGTCAACTTCCGCTGA
- a CDS encoding AURKAIP1/COX24 domain-containing protein: MGSVIKKRRKRMAKKKHRKLLRKTRHQRRNKK; the protein is encoded by the coding sequence GTGGGTTCTGTAATTAAGAAGCGCCGCAAGCGGATGGCAAAGAAGAAGCATCGTAAGCTGCTTCGTAAGACTCGTCACCAGCGTCGCAATAAGAAGTAA
- the proC gene encoding pyrroline-5-carboxylate reductase produces MTAHKENIQLPIIAILGLGSMGGAILSGLRNPLVRPSGGIRVTNRTASKAAAFDGDDDVIAYALENDPDANRRAVTGAQIVLVAVKPWMVSDLMAEIADALEPGTIVVSVASGVASKTYEDALPPNISVLRSMPNTPAVVGKAVTGLSHGSRSSEADLKLVTAVFETVGTVIVVPESQLDALSTISGSGPAYVFLFIEKLMAAAVSLGFDAEQARVLVEGTFAGASELVVATGTNPAELRRQVTSPQGTTERAIAVFQKHIPDKVFVDAVEAALARARELGSSP; encoded by the coding sequence GTGACCGCCCATAAAGAGAATATTCAATTACCCATTATTGCTATCCTTGGACTCGGATCGATGGGGGGTGCCATTCTCTCGGGACTACGTAATCCGCTGGTGCGGCCCTCGGGGGGCATCCGTGTGACCAACCGAACCGCGTCAAAAGCGGCGGCTTTTGACGGAGACGATGACGTTATCGCCTACGCGCTCGAGAATGACCCCGACGCAAATCGCAGGGCGGTGACTGGAGCGCAGATCGTTTTGGTTGCGGTGAAACCCTGGATGGTTTCAGATCTTATGGCCGAGATTGCCGACGCCCTTGAACCCGGCACCATTGTGGTGAGCGTTGCCTCCGGGGTGGCCTCCAAAACCTATGAGGACGCTCTGCCCCCAAACATCTCCGTGCTACGTTCGATGCCCAACACCCCCGCCGTGGTGGGGAAGGCCGTGACGGGCCTGAGCCACGGGAGCCGGTCGAGCGAGGCTGACCTGAAACTTGTTACCGCTGTTTTTGAGACGGTTGGCACCGTGATTGTTGTTCCCGAATCCCAGCTAGACGCGCTCAGCACCATCTCGGGATCGGGGCCCGCATATGTTTTTCTCTTTATCGAAAAACTGATGGCGGCGGCTGTCTCCCTGGGGTTCGATGCAGAACAGGCCAGGGTGCTGGTGGAGGGAACGTTTGCCGGTGCGTCCGAACTTGTGGTTGCTACCGGCACCAACCCGGCTGAGCTGCGACGGCAGGTAACGAGCCCGCAGGGAACCACAGAGCGCGCGATCGCGGTGTTTCAGAAACATATTCCCGACAAGGTGTTTGTTGACGCCGTCGAGGCTGCTCTTGCCCGTGCACGGGAGTTGGGCTCTTCCCCCTAA
- a CDS encoding potassium transporter TrkG yields the protein MTRPIAATQLPLLKRIRKAMNHFVESWPARFAITVFSALILLFTGLLMLPISAADGSPTPLVNAFFTAMSAICVTGLTVVDMATHWSTFGNIVVLLGLQIGGIGVLTVASLLGVAVSRRLGLKQRLLAASDNNPARAHHGPVAESQTVRLGDIGGLLGAIVSSVLVIEGTLTLLILPRLLLTGETFLTSLWQSFYFAASAFTNTGFVPTAAGMEPFKTDPYMLIVLGVGVSLGSIGFPVIFALYRFARARGWRRPHRLPLHAKLTLLTTGALIALGALAIAGLEWDNDATLGEQTFGQRILSSLFMSTMTRSGGLSTLDVGEMNGSTLLSMDMLMFVGGGSASTAGGIKVTTLAVLFLAAFAEARGYKDIQAFERRIPTEVLRVAVSVVLWAATIIATSTIILLQMTKLPLDYVLFDVISAFGTCGLSTGVTENLPDAGKYVLAATMWAGRVGTVTLAAAVAASTRSQFFRRPEERPIVG from the coding sequence ATGACCCGCCCCATAGCCGCTACGCAGCTTCCACTGCTGAAGCGCATCCGCAAGGCGATGAATCATTTTGTAGAGTCGTGGCCCGCTCGCTTTGCAATCACGGTCTTTAGCGCGCTGATTCTGCTCTTCACCGGGCTGTTGATGCTTCCCATCTCTGCCGCGGATGGCTCCCCCACCCCGTTGGTCAACGCCTTCTTTACAGCGATGTCTGCCATCTGTGTCACCGGATTGACGGTTGTTGACATGGCCACGCACTGGTCCACCTTCGGAAATATTGTTGTGCTCCTCGGTCTGCAAATTGGTGGCATCGGCGTATTGACGGTAGCAAGTCTCCTGGGGGTTGCCGTGTCACGGCGTCTAGGGCTTAAACAGCGCCTACTCGCGGCAAGCGACAACAACCCGGCACGCGCCCACCACGGCCCCGTGGCGGAGAGCCAAACGGTGCGTCTCGGCGATATCGGCGGATTATTGGGAGCGATTGTTTCCAGCGTTCTGGTGATTGAGGGAACCCTCACCCTCCTCATCCTTCCCCGCCTGCTGCTCACGGGGGAAACGTTTCTCACCTCCCTGTGGCAGAGCTTCTATTTTGCGGCCTCCGCCTTCACCAACACCGGTTTTGTGCCCACCGCCGCCGGAATGGAACCCTTTAAAACCGATCCGTACATGCTCATAGTCTTGGGCGTGGGAGTCTCCCTCGGGAGTATCGGGTTTCCGGTCATTTTTGCGCTTTACCGGTTTGCCCGAGCGCGCGGTTGGCGCAGACCTCACAGGCTGCCGCTGCACGCCAAGCTCACTCTTCTCACCACCGGAGCTCTCATTGCCCTGGGCGCCCTCGCTATTGCCGGGTTGGAGTGGGACAACGACGCAACGCTGGGTGAACAGACGTTTGGTCAGCGCATCCTCTCTTCCCTCTTTATGTCGACCATGACCCGCTCGGGCGGACTCTCGACCCTTGACGTGGGCGAGATGAACGGCTCCACCCTGCTCAGCATGGACATGCTCATGTTTGTGGGGGGCGGATCGGCGTCAACCGCGGGCGGGATCAAGGTAACAACCCTGGCGGTCTTGTTCTTAGCCGCTTTTGCGGAAGCTCGAGGGTACAAAGACATCCAGGCGTTTGAACGACGAATTCCCACCGAGGTGCTGCGGGTTGCGGTGAGCGTTGTGCTGTGGGCCGCGACCATTATTGCCACCTCAACAATCATCCTGCTCCAGATGACAAAGCTACCCCTCGACTACGTGCTATTTGATGTAATATCGGCGTTTGGCACCTGCGGACTCAGCACGGGTGTCACAGAAAACCTGCCGGACGCAGGAAAATATGTTCTTGCCGCTACCATGTGGGCCGGTCGAGTTGGTACAGTTACTCTCGCCGCCGCAGTGGCCGCGAGCACCCGCTCGCAATTTTTCCGCAGACCAGAAGAGAGGCCAATCGTTGGTTGA
- a CDS encoding glutaredoxin family protein — MATTELTLIGKAGCHLCDDARDVVTAVLAHPTLMETGRDFELVEKSILDDEQLFERYVEEIPVLLIDGKVHNYWRIDPERLLRALHAESR; from the coding sequence ATGGCAACAACCGAATTGACGCTGATAGGTAAAGCCGGTTGTCACCTCTGTGATGATGCCCGAGACGTGGTTACCGCGGTGCTCGCGCATCCAACACTGATGGAGACGGGAAGGGACTTTGAACTTGTTGAGAAGTCGATACTCGATGACGAGCAGCTTTTTGAGCGTTACGTTGAGGAAATTCCGGTGCTACTCATAGACGGAAAAGTTCATAATTACTGGCGCATTGATCCCGAGCGCCTACTCCGAGCACTTCATGCAGAAAGTAGATAG
- a CDS encoding helix-turn-helix transcriptional regulator produces the protein MNSWRQQKVAERVGSRIRSARRVQKLTIESLAEECEMHPTSLGRVERGDTSPTLQTLFRICIALQIDMAELVHGITDESQA, from the coding sequence ATGAATAGTTGGCGTCAACAGAAGGTGGCGGAGCGCGTCGGCTCTCGAATCCGTTCAGCCCGTCGAGTGCAAAAGCTCACCATTGAGAGCCTTGCGGAGGAGTGCGAGATGCACCCCACCAGTCTCGGTAGGGTCGAACGCGGGGACACATCACCCACACTCCAAACACTGTTTAGAATCTGCATAGCCCTTCAAATAGACATGGCAGAGCTTGTCCACGGAATCACCGACGAATCCCAGGCATAA
- a CDS encoding cation diffusion facilitator family transporter: MSASGGRKAIIAAFGANLGIAIAKFFAWFISGSSALLAEGVHSLADSGNQLLLLLGHKRARQKADREHPFGYGRVRFVYAFVVAIILFTVGGVFSVYEGVNKIQDPHPLEAWWLPVGVLLVAIVLESFSLRTAVRESNPLRGNKSWVQFVRRSKAPELPVVLLEDVAALAGLVIALLGVGLTTITGNGLFDGIATILIGILLIAVAIILGVEIKSLLVGEGASDEDIVLIEKALLRDDEIERIIHMKSLYLGPDEFLIGAKIAVSPRKTIAELSVLINKAEERIRNAVPAARVIYLEPDVYIDPHDPAPSTEAIVLRSSD, from the coding sequence GTGAGCGCTTCAGGCGGAAGAAAAGCCATAATCGCAGCATTCGGAGCAAATCTCGGAATTGCGATTGCAAAGTTTTTTGCGTGGTTTATCTCGGGTTCCTCCGCGCTGCTGGCGGAGGGAGTGCACTCTCTCGCCGACTCCGGCAATCAGCTTCTGCTACTCCTGGGGCATAAACGCGCCAGGCAAAAGGCAGATCGGGAGCATCCCTTTGGTTATGGACGCGTGCGCTTTGTCTACGCGTTTGTAGTTGCCATCATTCTCTTTACTGTCGGCGGCGTTTTCTCTGTATACGAGGGTGTGAATAAAATTCAAGACCCTCACCCGCTTGAGGCGTGGTGGCTGCCCGTTGGTGTGCTGCTGGTGGCTATAGTGCTAGAGAGCTTCTCGCTGCGCACCGCCGTCCGCGAAAGCAATCCCCTGCGCGGCAATAAATCCTGGGTTCAGTTTGTGCGGCGTTCCAAGGCCCCCGAACTTCCCGTGGTTTTGCTCGAGGATGTTGCCGCCCTTGCCGGTCTTGTCATTGCACTGTTGGGTGTGGGGCTCACCACCATCACGGGTAATGGCCTTTTTGACGGTATTGCAACAATCCTTATTGGTATTCTTCTCATTGCCGTTGCGATCATTCTTGGCGTAGAGATCAAGAGCCTGCTTGTTGGCGAGGGCGCCTCTGACGAAGATATCGTTCTTATTGAGAAGGCTCTGCTCAGGGACGACGAGATTGAGCGAATCATCCATATGAAGAGCCTCTATCTTGGCCCTGACGAATTTCTGATCGGGGCAAAGATCGCTGTTTCTCCCCGCAAAACCATTGCTGAGCTCTCGGTACTAATTAATAAAGCCGAGGAGCGCATCCGCAACGCGGTTCCCGCAGCGCGCGTGATCTATCTCGAGCCCGACGTATACATCGATCCTCACGACCCGGCACCCTCCACGGAGGCTATTGTGCTGAGAAGCTCCGACTAG
- a CDS encoding TrkA family potassium uptake protein, whose amino-acid sequence MVDRIRHDSPVLIIGLGRFGAATAGQLDRLDREVLAVEIDPVLVQKWADRVTHTVQADARSMDALIQLGAKDFDIAVVAVGSSVEASVLVAANLVDLGIPQIWAKAMSQSHGTILERIGVNHVIYPEREAGERVSHLVSGRMLDFIQFDDDFVLVKMYPPKPIRGLSLNESGVRSKYRVTVVGVKTPGKDFTYATGETVVSNHDLIIVSGTESDIERFAAM is encoded by the coding sequence TTGGTTGATCGTATTCGTCACGACTCCCCCGTGCTCATCATTGGACTCGGGCGTTTTGGGGCTGCCACAGCCGGTCAACTTGATCGCCTGGATCGCGAGGTCCTTGCTGTCGAGATCGACCCTGTTTTGGTACAAAAATGGGCAGACCGGGTGACCCACACGGTACAGGCCGATGCCCGCTCAATGGATGCTCTCATCCAGCTGGGAGCCAAAGACTTTGATATCGCCGTTGTGGCGGTGGGTTCCTCGGTGGAGGCCAGCGTACTGGTCGCAGCCAACCTGGTCGACCTGGGAATTCCCCAGATCTGGGCCAAGGCCATGTCGCAGTCGCACGGCACAATACTGGAGCGCATCGGAGTCAACCACGTGATCTACCCCGAACGCGAGGCTGGGGAACGCGTGTCCCACCTGGTCTCCGGTAGGATGCTCGACTTCATCCAGTTTGACGACGACTTTGTGCTGGTCAAGATGTATCCCCCGAAGCCCATCCGCGGTCTCTCTCTCAACGAGAGCGGGGTGCGTTCTAAATACCGCGTCACCGTCGTGGGGGTGAAAACCCCGGGCAAAGACTTTACCTACGCCACCGGGGAAACCGTGGTCTCCAATCACGACCTGATTATCGTCTCGGGAACCGAGTCTGACATCGAGCGCTTTGCGGCCATGTAG
- a CDS encoding helix-turn-helix transcriptional regulator, with translation MTFSEPTETGVHCRLDELLIDRRITLTQLSKRVGISLVNLSVLKNNRARAIRYSTLLSICLELNCEVGDLLVIDPAVRPGEGPQ, from the coding sequence GTGACGTTTTCAGAGCCGACGGAAACCGGCGTTCACTGTCGCCTTGACGAACTACTCATAGACCGCAGGATCACTCTCACCCAGCTGAGCAAACGGGTGGGCATTTCCCTGGTTAACCTTTCGGTACTCAAAAACAACAGGGCCAGAGCAATCCGATACTCAACCCTTCTATCAATCTGCTTAGAACTTAATTGCGAAGTTGGGGATCTTCTGGTTATCGACCCCGCCGTCCGCCCTGGGGAAGGGCCTCAGTAA
- a CDS encoding metalloregulator ArsR/SmtB family transcription factor — protein MPDIFNVIADATRRDILLILLERYRQEKEISVSEIVAKLELSQPTVSKHLKVLRESDLVSVREEGQHRFYTLSYEPLEQVEDFVVPFLSADFDGDVTVEFVDVEDDDQVLSEGVESAAASLGRAAADAGHTVRELVARFRLRS, from the coding sequence ATGCCAGATATATTCAATGTTATTGCGGATGCGACTCGACGCGACATTCTGCTTATTCTGCTTGAACGATATCGGCAGGAGAAAGAGATCAGCGTCTCTGAAATTGTGGCCAAGCTTGAGCTGAGTCAGCCAACCGTTTCAAAGCATCTTAAAGTGCTACGTGAGTCGGATCTGGTGTCGGTCCGCGAGGAGGGGCAGCATCGCTTCTACACGCTTTCTTACGAGCCGTTAGAACAGGTCGAAGACTTTGTTGTGCCGTTTCTGAGTGCCGACTTTGACGGCGACGTTACGGTGGAGTTTGTCGATGTAGAAGATGACGACCAGGTTTTGAGCGAGGGAGTGGAGAGCGCAGCCGCTTCGCTGGGACGTGCTGCTGCGGATGCTGGGCATACCGTTCGTGAACTGGTTGCACGTTTCCGGCTGCGTTCTTGA
- a CDS encoding HAD-IA family hydrolase produces the protein MTDNIKFTDVFDALLFDLDGTLIDSTPSVIRSWLRLAQEEGFDPRLLLDSHGKPAEHTLRTLVPAERVEAALQRINELEESDTEGIVALPGAIDLLTSLPSGTFTIVTSCTRVLARIRLRAAGLPEPDSMVTFDDVSQGKPHPEPFLLGASRLGADPTRCLVFEDAPAGLTAARTAGCATLGLVGDHVAGPLNADITTDSLTAVRAEQTANGTRVNVFD, from the coding sequence ATGACCGACAATATAAAGTTCACCGACGTATTTGACGCACTGCTCTTTGACCTAGACGGCACGCTTATCGATTCAACACCGTCGGTCATTCGTTCCTGGCTGCGGCTTGCCCAAGAAGAGGGTTTTGATCCGCGACTGCTTCTTGACAGCCACGGCAAACCCGCCGAGCACACGCTACGCACTCTCGTTCCAGCCGAGCGCGTAGAAGCTGCTCTCCAGCGCATTAACGAGTTAGAAGAGTCGGACACCGAGGGCATCGTTGCTCTTCCCGGAGCAATAGACCTTCTCACCTCACTACCATCCGGAACCTTTACAATCGTTACCTCCTGCACACGGGTGCTGGCGCGTATTCGGCTTCGCGCTGCCGGGCTGCCAGAGCCCGATAGTATGGTGACCTTTGACGACGTTTCTCAGGGAAAACCGCATCCCGAACCGTTCCTCCTAGGAGCGTCCCGGCTCGGCGCAGACCCCACACGCTGCCTCGTGTTCGAGGATGCGCCGGCGGGTCTCACGGCGGCCCGAACGGCGGGGTGCGCAACCCTCGGGCTGGTGGGAGATCACGTGGCGGGTCCACTCAATGCGGATATCACCACAGACTCCCTCACCGCGGTGCGGGCAGAGCAGACAGCAAACGGAACTCGCGTGAACGTTTTTGACTAG
- a CDS encoding Dabb family protein produces MAIRHVVSWKIAADDPDIRASQIAAFKAALEALPTQISQIKNLQVGVNSLREETNWHLTLIVDLESAASLEAYDSHPAHLEVVAGHRHIFAARAAVDFEF; encoded by the coding sequence ATGGCTATCCGTCACGTTGTGAGCTGGAAAATTGCAGCGGATGATCCCGATATACGGGCATCCCAGATCGCGGCGTTTAAAGCCGCGTTGGAAGCATTACCCACGCAGATTAGCCAGATTAAGAATTTGCAGGTGGGGGTGAACTCTCTGCGCGAGGAAACTAATTGGCACCTCACGCTCATCGTTGACCTTGAGAGTGCTGCGAGTCTCGAGGCGTATGATTCACACCCCGCTCATCTTGAGGTTGTTGCGGGCCATCGACACATTTTTGCCGCGCGTGCCGCAGTGGACTTTGAATTCTAG